The DNA region GGTCGCCGAGATCTGTTCCTGGAAATAGTCGATCAGCTCGGGGATGTCCTCGCGGCGCTCGGCCAGCGAGGGCACGCGGATCGGCACCACCGACAGGCGGTGGAACAGATCCTCGCGGAAGCGGCCGGCGGCGATCTCGGCCTCCAGATTGCGGCTGGTGGAGGAGATGATCCGCACATCGACATGCACGCGCGTGGTGCCGCCCACCCGCACGAAGTTCTGATCGACCAGCACGCGCAGGATGCGGTTCTGGGTCTCGCGCGGCATGTCGGCGATCTCGTCGATGAACAGCGTGCCGCCGTGCGCCTCCTCCAGCGCGCCGACGCTGCGGCCGCGCTGGTCGCCGCCCTCGACGCCGAACAGCTCGGTCTCCATCCGCTCGGGCGTGATGGTGACGGCGTTGGTGACGACGAACGGTCCGCCCGCCCGGCTCGACTGGTTGTGGATCATGCGCGCCGCCAGCTCCTTGCCGCAGCCGGAGGGGCCGACCAGGAGCACGCGGCTGTTGGTGGGCGCCACGCGCTCGATGGCGGTGCGCAGCTGGTTCATCACCGGGGAGGCGCCGACCAGCCGCTGGGCGATCGGCGCCATGCTCTTGAGCTCCTTGACCTCGCGCTTCAGGCGCATGGTCTCGATGGCGCGCTCGACGATCAGCACCAGCCGGTCGGCCTTGAACGGCTTCTCGATGAAGTCGTAGGCGCCCTTGCGGATCGCCGTCACCGCGGTCTCGATGTTGCCGTGGCCGG from Blastochloris tepida includes:
- a CDS encoding sigma-54-dependent transcriptional regulator, coding for MASDILIVDDEADIRELVAGILEDEGYNARVAGDADTALASIEQRRPHLVLLDIWLEGSRLDGLQLLDLIKTNHPDVQVVMISGHGNIETAVTAIRKGAYDFIEKPFKADRLVLIVERAIETMRLKREVKELKSMAPIAQRLVGASPVMNQLRTAIERVAPTNSRVLLVGPSGCGKELAARMIHNQSSRAGGPFVVTNAVTITPERMETELFGVEGGDQRGRSVGALEEAHGGTLFIDEIADMPRETQNRILRVLVDQNFVRVGGTTRVHVDVRIISSTSRNLEAEIAAGRFREDLFHRLSVVPIRVPSLAERREDIPELIDYFQEQISATTGLPKRTVGEDAMAVLQAHDWPGNVRQLRNNVERLLILAGGDPEATVNAGMLPQDVGALMPNMPNGSGGDQIMRLSLREARELFEREYLAAQISRFSGNISRTAEFVGMERSALHRKLKTLGIG